A stretch of Christensenellaceae bacterium DNA encodes these proteins:
- the leuA gene encoding 2-isopropylmalate synthase, whose translation MKTIKIFDTTLRDGEQSPGCSMNLSEKIEIAKQLEMLKVDIIEAGFAVSSPGDFESVATVAKTIKNCTVASLSRSVKKDIDASYEALKEAVAPRIHIFLATSPLHMQYKLKMSEEQVLTHIKEAVSYARTLVSDVEFSAEDASRSDKAFLATCVQTAIDAGAKTINLPDTVGYALPQEMYDMIAYMKQNVEGVDDVDLAVHCHNDLGMAVANSLASVSAGATQVECTINGIGERAGNASLEEIVMAIHTRRNLFEADTRINTRQIYRSSRLLSKIIGVSIPPNKAIVGANAFAHESGIHQHGVLAKRETYEIMTPESVGLTTNKMVLGKHSGRHAFDDFLKELGYNLSKEELDSAFAQFKDLCDKKKEVTEYDVEALVAQKAAKVVEHFRLKQFVVNSGNTIQATANITLEDMSGETREQVALGDGPVDAAYQAIEQIVNMPLKLNNYKINAVSHGEDALGEVVVKVSSEDRTVTGRGLSTDIIEASMLAYINAVNKLLGA comes from the coding sequence ATTTGATACGACGCTGCGTGACGGGGAACAATCCCCGGGATGTAGCATGAACCTGTCGGAAAAGATCGAGATCGCAAAGCAACTGGAGATGCTGAAAGTGGACATCATCGAAGCAGGCTTTGCCGTATCGTCCCCCGGCGATTTTGAAAGCGTTGCAACCGTCGCTAAGACGATCAAGAACTGCACGGTCGCGTCTCTTTCGCGAAGCGTAAAAAAAGACATCGACGCTTCCTATGAGGCGCTGAAAGAAGCGGTCGCGCCCCGTATCCATATCTTCCTGGCAACCTCGCCGCTGCATATGCAATATAAGCTGAAGATGAGCGAAGAACAGGTTCTCACGCACATCAAAGAAGCCGTATCTTATGCGCGCACGCTTGTGAGCGATGTGGAATTTTCCGCAGAGGATGCTTCACGGAGCGACAAGGCGTTTTTGGCGACATGCGTCCAAACGGCGATCGACGCGGGCGCAAAGACCATCAACCTGCCGGATACGGTAGGCTACGCCCTGCCGCAGGAAATGTACGACATGATCGCCTATATGAAACAAAACGTGGAAGGCGTGGACGACGTCGACCTGGCGGTCCATTGCCACAACGACCTGGGCATGGCAGTGGCAAATTCGCTGGCCTCGGTGAGCGCTGGCGCAACGCAGGTCGAATGCACGATCAACGGCATAGGCGAGCGCGCGGGCAACGCGTCTTTGGAAGAGATCGTCATGGCGATCCATACGAGGAGGAACCTGTTTGAGGCGGATACGCGCATCAATACCAGGCAGATTTACCGTTCTTCACGCTTGCTGTCAAAGATCATCGGCGTATCCATCCCGCCAAACAAGGCGATCGTCGGTGCGAACGCATTCGCGCACGAGAGCGGCATTCACCAGCACGGCGTGCTGGCAAAACGCGAAACGTATGAGATCATGACGCCCGAATCTGTCGGGCTGACCACGAACAAAATGGTGCTGGGCAAGCATTCCGGCCGCCATGCGTTCGACGATTTCTTAAAAGAACTGGGTTACAATCTGAGCAAGGAAGAGCTGGACAGCGCCTTTGCGCAATTCAAGGACTTGTGCGACAAGAAAAAGGAAGTCACGGAATACGACGTGGAAGCCCTGGTCGCGCAGAAAGCGGCCAAGGTCGTGGAACACTTCCGCTTAAAACAGTTTGTCGTCAACAGCGGCAACACGATCCAAGCAACGGCCAATATTACGCTGGAGGATATGTCGGGGGAAACCAGAGAGCAGGTCGCTTTGGGCGACGGGCCTGTCGACGCAGCTTACCAGGCGATCGAGCAGATCGTCAATATGCCCTTAAAGTTGAACAATTACAAGATCAACGCGGTTTCGCACGGCGAGGACGCGCTGGGCGAGGTTGTGGTCAAGGTTTCCTCGGAAGACCGTACGGTCACCGGACGGGGGCTTTCCACAGACATCATCGAGGCTTCCATGCTGGCGTATATCAATGCGGTCAATAAACTGCTGGGAGCATAG